The genomic region CACCGGGCTTCAGTGTCCGCCGTAGTTCATAAACCCCAGGTCGTCTCCCCGTAGACGTCGGTGGTCCGGAGAGGGCTCAGGACGTGAATCAGTGTTCATCCGTTAACATTCCAGAGGTTGGTGCTGTCGGAGTAAATCTAGGGCCGCAGCGGCAGGCAGTGGCTTGGCAAAGAAATAGCCCTGTCCGTAGTCGCATCCCTCCTGCCGCAGCATCTCAACCTGGGTCGCGGTCTCGACCCCCTCGGCCACCACCTCCATACCTAGCTTTTGTCCCAGCGTCAAGATGGTGTTAATAATGGCTCGGTCTTCATTGCTTTTTTCTAGGCGTCCCACAAAAGATTTGTCTACCTTTAGGGTATCCATGGGAAATCGGTGCAGGTAGCTGAGGGATGAATAGCCTGTACCAAAGTCATCAATGGCCAGCTTGAGGTCCAGCGACTTCAGCTTCAGCATCAGGTCGATGGCGGCATCAACGTCACCCATCACCATGCTCTCAGTAATTTCAAGTCGAATGCAGTGGCCGTCAACCTGGGTTTCTCTCAGGGCGGCTTCGATCTGGTTGATCAGATCGCTCTGACCAAACTGGCGGTTGGAGAGATTGATACTCATAGTCAGGTGGCGGTGGTGGGGCAGCAGAGTGTGCCACTGATGTAATTGTCGGCATGCCTCGCGAAAAATCCACTGTCCTAGGGCCATAATTAGCCCAGTTTCCTCCGCCGCAGGGATAAATGCGCTGGGCAGAACGAACCCCCGGTCTTTTTGGTGCCATCGTACCAGAGCCTCAAACCCCGCTAACTCTCCTGTTTTGAGATTGACAATTGGCTGATAGTAAAGCAAAAATTCCTGGTTATCGAGGGCGCTAATCAGGTCACTTTCGAGCTGAAGGCGGTTGACGGCCTCAGTAAGCATACCTGCGGCAAACACCTCAAATCGGGATTTCCCTAAGGCTTTAGCGCGATACATAGCAGTGTGGGCATCGCGGAGGAGATCGGCGGGTTTATGCTCTAGCCCTGGCTGGCTGATCGCCACCCCGATGCTGAGGGTGCTGGGCAATTTTTGTCCGTTTAGGGTGAGGGGTTCTGAGAGCGCGTACTGAAGCTGATCCATCAATTCTCCAGCGGCGGTGCTGGAGAACTGGGTCAGCAGGATGGCAAACTCGTCCCCCCCCACTCGGGCCACCTGAGCCTCGGGGGGAACGTGCTGTACCAGTCGTCGAGCCATCATTTGCAACACCTCGTCGCCCACCTGATGGCCTAAACTCTCGTTGATGACTTTGAATCGATCAACGCCCATGAAGGCAACTATTACCGGTTGGTTAGGACTTTGGCGGTGGTTCAGGGCCTGCTGAATTGTGCCCATAAAGGCTTCTCGGTTGGGTAGCCCGGTCAGGGAGTCGTGGGTGGTGCGATAGAGGAGCTTGTAGGCCAGTACCACGGCTACCGCTACCACCATTCCGGTGGCGGGTTCAGCCAGGGGGAGCCACACTAGTTTACTGATCCCGAGCCAGCCCGTGGCGGTGAGCCCTCCTAGCAGTAGTCCGCAGGAGAGTAGCAGTTCGCTAGGGCGCTTGATGAGCCAAACCAGGCTCCCGGCGGTCAGACACCAGCCCCACAGCCAAAGTCCTTCAGCCCAGGGCGGTAAAAAGCGATAGCTGGCGGGCTGGCCGGCAACAATATCCAGTAGTTGGCGCACCATCTGCCCGTGGATCACCACTCCAGGCATGGTCAGCTCGCTGTCTTGGCTAAAGCTAAACGGTGTGTAGAAGCGGTCTTTGAGGCTGGCGGCGGTGGTGCCGATGAGCACAATATTGCCGTCAATCCAGGCTGGATCGAACTGCTCACTGAGTATCTGGCTAATAGAAAGATGCCGAGCTGGCATCTGGTCAGTGTGGTAGCGCAGCAAGATTTGGTAGCCGCTGCTGTCGACATCCTGGTAGCCGCCGTCTCGGGGAGAGAGTACTGGAATGGCCCGATCGCCTAGATAGAGGTGGTTTGCTCCAGCGCTTAAGGCTTCGGCAGCATAGCCTTCGTAGGCCATAACTACTCGCAGGGCAAAGGAATAGTAACCGCCGTCAGGGCTGCGCACAAAGATTAGGTTGCGGCGG from Nodosilinea sp. PGN35 harbors:
- a CDS encoding bifunctional diguanylate cyclase/phosphodiesterase; the protein is MTTGGKIVLVASLLASALVTGVKVLNVLEPAELFLFDHVVRLRPSQDLDPRMTIVGITEADIRQYGWPLNDKLLADVIQTLQGHNPKVVGLDLYRSTLRPPGSTELIAALAAPNLIAIMNVGSTQGQGEVPPPPTVAPERVGFNDFPTDSDGVIRRNLIFVRSPDGGYYSFALRVVMAYEGYAAEALSAGANHLYLGDRAIPVLSPRDGGYQDVDSSGYQILLRYHTDQMPARHLSISQILSEQFDPAWIDGNIVLIGTTAASLKDRFYTPFSFSQDSELTMPGVVIHGQMVRQLLDIVAGQPASYRFLPPWAEGLWLWGWCLTAGSLVWLIKRPSELLLSCGLLLGGLTATGWLGISKLVWLPLAEPATGMVVAVAVVLAYKLLYRTTHDSLTGLPNREAFMGTIQQALNHRQSPNQPVIVAFMGVDRFKVINESLGHQVGDEVLQMMARRLVQHVPPEAQVARVGGDEFAILLTQFSSTAAGELMDQLQYALSEPLTLNGQKLPSTLSIGVAISQPGLEHKPADLLRDAHTAMYRAKALGKSRFEVFAAGMLTEAVNRLQLESDLISALDNQEFLLYYQPIVNLKTGELAGFEALVRWHQKDRGFVLPSAFIPAAEETGLIMALGQWIFREACRQLHQWHTLLPHHRHLTMSINLSNRQFGQSDLINQIEAALRETQVDGHCIRLEITESMVMGDVDAAIDLMLKLKSLDLKLAIDDFGTGYSSLSYLHRFPMDTLKVDKSFVGRLEKSNEDRAIINTILTLGQKLGMEVVAEGVETATQVEMLRQEGCDYGQGYFFAKPLPAAAALDLLRQHQPLEC